The following proteins come from a genomic window of Campylobacter concisus:
- a CDS encoding amino acid ABC transporter substrate-binding protein: MKFTNLLKVVAVLAMALNLQAKTIKDGVLTVATEGTYAPFTFYNDKNELVGYDVDIARAVAQKLNLKVEFLTAPWDAMLVAFDAGKADVVFNQVSITDERKKKYAFSVPYTVTFGAIITRKDNNDIKSFADLKGKKDADSATSNWAKVAVKYGAEHVVTDSFAKSMELLISRRVDAVVRDNIVFYDFIKERPNAPVKIATSLDEKDYTAAAVKKDNAELAEQISNALNELSKEGKLEAISKSYFGKDVSK; this comes from the coding sequence ATGAAATTTACAAATTTATTAAAAGTAGTAGCTGTGCTTGCAATGGCTCTAAATTTGCAAGCAAAAACTATAAAAGATGGCGTGCTAACAGTAGCGACTGAAGGCACTTACGCGCCTTTTACATTTTATAATGACAAAAATGAGCTAGTGGGATACGACGTAGATATCGCAAGAGCGGTAGCACAAAAGCTAAATTTAAAAGTTGAGTTTCTAACAGCTCCATGGGACGCGATGCTAGTAGCATTTGACGCTGGCAAAGCAGACGTTGTGTTTAATCAAGTAAGTATAACTGATGAGAGAAAGAAAAAGTATGCTTTTTCAGTGCCTTATACTGTAACATTTGGCGCTATCATCACTAGAAAAGATAATAACGACATAAAAAGCTTTGCTGATCTAAAAGGCAAAAAAGATGCCGACTCAGCGACTAGTAACTGGGCGAAAGTAGCTGTAAAATACGGTGCTGAACACGTCGTAACAGATAGTTTTGCTAAAAGCATGGAGCTTCTTATATCAAGACGTGTAGATGCTGTTGTAAGAGACAACATCGTATTTTACGACTTCATAAAAGAGCGTCCAAACGCACCTGTAAAGATAGCCACCTCACTTGATGAGAAAGACTACACAGCAGCAGCTGTTAAAAAAGACAATGCCGAACTCGCAGAGCAAATTTCAAATGCTCTAAACGAACTTTCAAAAGAGGGCAAACTAGAAGCCATCTCAAAAAGCTACTTTGGCAAAGACGTCTCAAAATAA
- a CDS encoding amino acid ABC transporter permease, which produces MENLDRVIELVSSSTLPMIIALLKVTIPLTLLSFSLGLVIAIITAVARLSNIKILKFIFATYVWIFRGTPLLVQLFIVFYGLPSIGVTFDTWSAATIAFSLNVGAYASESVRAAILSVPKGQWEAATSLGMTHYQILKRIIAPQAVRISLPPLSNTFIGLVKDTSLAASITMVDMFMVAQRIAARTFEPLILYILAALIYLVVCTLLTYLQSRLEKAVSRYV; this is translated from the coding sequence ATGGAAAATTTAGATAGAGTGATCGAGCTTGTTTCAAGCTCGACGCTACCGATGATTATCGCGCTTTTAAAAGTGACTATCCCTCTTACTTTGCTCTCGTTTTCGCTAGGGCTTGTCATCGCTATTATCACAGCAGTAGCAAGGCTTTCAAATATAAAAATTTTAAAATTTATATTTGCCACCTATGTTTGGATATTTCGCGGCACACCGCTTCTTGTGCAGCTTTTTATCGTATTTTACGGACTTCCTAGCATCGGCGTCACGTTTGATACTTGGAGCGCGGCGACTATTGCATTTAGTCTAAATGTGGGCGCTTATGCCTCTGAATCCGTAAGGGCTGCCATACTTTCTGTGCCAAAAGGTCAGTGGGAGGCTGCAACATCGCTTGGCATGACGCACTATCAAATTTTAAAGCGTATCATCGCGCCTCAAGCAGTAAGGATCTCGTTGCCACCGCTTTCTAACACATTTATAGGCCTTGTTAAAGATACTTCACTAGCAGCTTCTATAACGATGGTTGATATGTTTATGGTCGCTCAAAGGATCGCAGCAAGGACCTTTGAGCCACTCATCCTCTACATCCTAGCAGCACTCATCTATCTAGTGGTTTGCACACTCTTAACCTATCTTCAATCAAGGCTTGAAAAAGCTGTCTCAAGGTATGTCTAA
- a CDS encoding amino acid ABC transporter ATP-binding protein, with protein sequence MAINFKNISKSYSDHLVLDNINTSFKEGQTTVIVGSSGCGKSTLLRCINLLEIPQSGTLEVDDRSVNFKEKLSSKELLEIRKKTGMVFQSFNLFPHLTALQNVTEAPIYVQKKDKNEAIKEAKELLAKVGLSHKEDTYPNRLSGGQAQRVAIARALAVNPYFLLLDEPTSALDPELEAEVLKVILSLAKEKKSMIIVTHNMNFARKIADRILFLDKGVITFDGLVDEFFNSQNERIKSFISAMDI encoded by the coding sequence ATGGCTATAAATTTTAAAAATATAAGTAAATCTTACAGCGATCATTTGGTGCTAGATAACATAAACACAAGCTTCAAAGAAGGACAAACTACCGTGATCGTTGGCTCATCTGGTTGTGGTAAATCAACGCTTCTTAGATGTATAAATTTACTTGAGATCCCACAAAGTGGCACTTTAGAGGTAGATGATAGGAGTGTAAATTTTAAAGAGAAGCTTAGCTCTAAAGAGCTTTTAGAAATTCGTAAAAAAACAGGCATGGTTTTTCAAAGCTTCAACCTCTTCCCGCACCTAACAGCGCTTCAAAATGTCACCGAAGCTCCGATCTACGTTCAAAAAAAGGATAAAAACGAAGCAATAAAAGAGGCAAAAGAGCTTTTAGCCAAAGTGGGGCTTAGTCACAAAGAAGATACCTATCCAAACAGGCTCTCTGGCGGTCAAGCACAGCGTGTAGCCATCGCTAGAGCCCTAGCTGTAAATCCATACTTTCTACTACTTGACGAGCCTACAAGCGCGCTTGATCCAGAGCTTGAGGCTGAAGTTTTAAAGGTCATCTTATCTCTTGCAAAAGAGAAAAAGTCTATGATCATTGTCACTCATAATATGAATTTTGCTAGAAAGATAGCTGATAGAATTTTATTTTTAGATAAAGGTGTGATCACATTTGATGGCTTGGTAGATGAGTTTTTTAACAGCCAAAATGAGAGGATAAAAAGCTTCATCTCAGCTATGGATATATAA
- the fldA gene encoding flavodoxin FldA, producing MIGIVYGSSMGNTEDAAKLISEGLGLENELLNVADVDAAKINSFDKLILGTSTWGSGDLQDDWDAFDFKALNLSSKTVAVFGMGDSESYSDEYCNGMAKLYDEVVKAGAKVVGEVSTDGYTFDGSDAVRNGKFVGLALDADNQSDKTEGRISAWIEQIKPHFA from the coding sequence ATGATAGGTATAGTTTATGGAAGCAGCATGGGAAATACCGAAGATGCAGCAAAACTTATAAGTGAGGGTCTAGGCCTTGAAAATGAGCTTTTAAACGTTGCTGATGTAGACGCAGCGAAGATAAATAGCTTCGATAAGCTAATCCTTGGTACATCAACCTGGGGTAGTGGTGATCTTCAAGATGACTGGGATGCGTTTGATTTTAAGGCGCTAAATTTAAGCAGTAAGACGGTTGCTGTTTTTGGTATGGGTGATAGCGAGAGCTACTCTGATGAGTACTGTAACGGCATGGCAAAGCTTTATGATGAGGTCGTAAAAGCTGGCGCAAAGGTAGTTGGTGAGGTTAGCACTGATGGCTATACATTTGATGGCTCTGATGCTGTTAGAAATGGAAAATTTGTAGGTCTAGCACTTGATGCTGATAACCAAAGTGACAAAACTGAGGGTAGAATTTCAGCTTGGATCGAGCAGATAAAACCTCACTTTGCTTAA
- a CDS encoding DUF2325 domain-containing protein, translating into MSVLVIGADEITPIKAVLHDLGAEKIEHWDARNENRVNRKPIPQDTECVVMLTSFLNHNTMKTIKTQAKKRNIPIVCAKRSVSCVFCEYCKVFGLDKEFGCKE; encoded by the coding sequence ATGTCAGTTTTAGTTATCGGTGCAGATGAGATAACGCCTATCAAGGCAGTTTTACATGATTTGGGAGCTGAGAAGATAGAACACTGGGATGCTAGAAATGAAAACCGTGTAAATCGCAAGCCAATCCCTCAAGATACCGAGTGTGTGGTGATGCTAACTAGCTTTTTAAACCACAACACTATGAAGACTATTAAAACTCAAGCAAAAAAGAGAAATATTCCAATTGTTTGTGCAAAAAGAAGCGTTAGCTGTGTATTTTGCGAGTACTGCAAGGTCTTTGGGCTAGATAAGGAATTTGGATGCAAAGAATAA